In a genomic window of Deltaproteobacteria bacterium:
- a CDS encoding helix-turn-helix domain-containing protein yields the protein MKSITFLRNIKGLSQRNLARQAGISFRSVQLLESDRHDPQISTLQKVASAIGYPVHAVQGCLNRFFYQPPESIAIISEWILEEGEESWRGWIPQFVDTFRKKRDPRYIEEMPASKTAPKIKALLASTVEALCAELELPPPDWIEMVVPLTEPWFVSGVESLKASALVESPVFFRKRNIFVLGNFLDRV from the coding sequence ATGAAATCAATAACATTTTTAAGAAATATAAAAGGACTTTCTCAGAGAAATTTGGCGAGGCAAGCGGGGATCTCTTTTCGGTCAGTTCAACTATTGGAGTCGGACCGGCATGATCCTCAAATCTCAACGTTGCAAAAGGTGGCTTCGGCGATCGGTTATCCCGTGCATGCTGTTCAAGGATGCTTAAACAGATTTTTTTACCAACCACCGGAGTCGATTGCGATTATCTCCGAGTGGATCTTGGAGGAGGGGGAAGAGTCCTGGAGAGGATGGATTCCCCAGTTTGTCGATACCTTTCGAAAAAAGCGTGACCCGCGCTATATTGAGGAAATGCCTGCCTCAAAAACAGCTCCAAAAATCAAGGCGCTCCTGGCCTCCACTGTGGAGGCGCTTTGTGCAGAGCTCGAACTCCCTCCGCCTGATTGGATTGAGATGGTTGTTCCACTGACTGAGCCCTGGTTTGTGTCTGGAGTAGAAAGCCTCAAGGCATCGGCCCTCGTGGAGAGTCCGGTTTTTTTTAGAAAAAGAAACATTTTCGTCCTGGGGAATTTCTTGGACAGGGTCTAA